Sequence from the Metasolibacillus fluoroglycofenilyticus genome:
CCTGCTTTTGGGGCGCTTTCGATGATGTTTCATCATAGAAACCTCTAAATAAAATAAAGAAGAGTTTCTTTGAAAATAGGAGAAACACTGGACTTAGCTGTTTTCTTTTGAATTTCAAATAAGCATAAGCTAATTTTTTTAATATTAACGCTCACATTTGAAGGCGGTTTTTGAATTAAATTGTCGGCTTATAAAATGAGCGGTTATCTAGTGGAAACAGTCTCTCTGTGAATTCGCCCGGCTTTGTTTTATCCAATGCACGCTTCAGCATATTCATTTTCGCATCAATATTATCAATATAATGCAAAATTTCTGCTTCTTGAATCATTGGTTTTTTTGGGCTACCCCACTCCTCTTTCCCATGATGTGATAATACGAGATGTTGGAGCAGCATTACCTCTTCACCCTCAATTCCTAGCTCTACGGCTGCCTGTCCAATTTCGTTTACCATAATTGAAATATGGCCAAGCAAATTGCCCTCTATCGTATAAGCTGTTGCAATTGGCCCTGTTAATTCAGCTACTTTTCCAATATCGTGTAAAATAATTCCTGCATACAGTAAATCAGTATTCAAGGTTGGATATAATTCAGCAATCGCCTTTCCTAAGCGCAACATCGACACAACATGGTCAAGTAAACCTGATACATAGTCATGATGATTTTTCGTTGCCGCAGGGTGCACAAGGAGACTAGGCTGATGCTTTTTAATTAAATGACGTGTAATGCGAGAAATGCTTGGGTTTTTAATTTCAAAGAAAAATTGCGTTAGCTCCTCCATTAACTGTTCTTTTGGAATAGCTGCTGATGGCACTAAGTCGCTAACTTGTATTCCTTCCTCTGGACGTGCTACACGAATTTGTTTTATACGTAGTTGATTTTTACCTCGGTAGTCATGGATTTCTCCACCTACACGGACTATCGTTTCAGCTTTATACATATTTTCATGCTCTTCATTTGTATCCCATAGCTTCGCCTCAATATCACCGCTTTTATCTTGTAAAATAAGTGACATAAAAGGCTTCCCTACTGTCGTTACGCCCTTTGTAGCCTGCTTAATTAATAAAAATTGGTCCACGGGCTCTCCAACTTGAAGTTTAGTAATTCCTTCCACTACGAAATCACTCCTTTTCTTGACATTCATCGTTTACAGTACGATTCACTGCTCTTATTGTACCATGATTCGATTAAATAATATTAATAACTATCCACGGATGAGTAAAATAGAAGAAAACAATAGACAGAAAATGAATGTTCATTCATAATATATTTATGACAATACAAAGGGTGGGAAATTCTATGGAAAATTACCGGTTTACAGCATTTGAAAAAACAGGAGAAACATTATTTGATGAAGTATGGTCATTTGATAATGATGAGGCTGCAAAAATCGAAGGGCAAAAACAAATCGATGAAAAAGGGCTATCCGATAAAACACATCGACTTGTAAATTCGGCAGGCAAACTTATTTTATTCCACGTCTAAATTGCTAAGGGGCAAACGCTAAAACTATTTGTCATTAAAACAAACAGTTGTTTGAAAAGCAGTGTACTACGATAATAGGATATATACACTCTTTAACCGTAAAAACATGCTTTTCAGACATCTCACGTGGTCTCGAGAAGCTTATTTTATTTATTTGCGACTTTCTCAGATTTATTTGTTAAAAGCTCCCGCAGTCTTTAAAGAAAGGGCATGCCTCAAAAGCTGAGGTATGCCCTTTCTATTTACTAAATCCTACGTTATGACGCTAATGGCTCGAGTATTTCGTATATTTCTTCGTTTGTTGGTACATGCAAATACATGCGCAATTTAATAATACGTGTTAGCTCACGATGAATTAAGTTATCTGCAAATTGTTGCTGATTGTTTGCTAAATACATTTCTTTCAATGTTTTCCACATATTATGCAATGCTTCAAAATCAAGTAAAGCTTGCTCTAACTCTTCTTTATTTAACAAATATTCCTTAGCTAGTATCGTCAAACGCTCATTAAAAATATCTAGCATTTGCAAAGCATCGTCACGTATAAAAAAATCTATCACACCCTTTGTTATTTTACTTGCCAAGCTACTACCAATAATCAGCCCAATAATACCTCCAATTAGGCTAACAATTGCTGTGCTCACATTTGGAATCGTTAGGCCAACCGCGCTACCTATTATAGTTCCAGCAATGCCGCCAGCCACACTTGCGGCTGTTTTCGCAACATTTTTAAATAATTGTTGCGAGGACATTTTTCCTTTTACTGTACGGGCGATATCTTCTGCCGACATCCTCCCCGTTACAAGTGCACCTGTCACAGTATTCGCATTCAATAACATCATGCCTTTTTTTGTTGCAATAGAGCCAATCATTGCCTTTTTAGTAATAGTAGCAGCCATCTTTTTTGAAGCCATTTTCACACCGCCTGTTTTCAGAGCACCGGCTATATCTGGATTCAAGTTAAAATCAGCTGTAACGTCATGATGATTGTATAATTGCGATGCAATTACTTCCTCAGCAAATGTTTCTCCTAAAACGGCTAATCCTGTACGAATCCCATTTCCTATTGCGACTTTACGTGAAGCCCCGTTCCACTTGCTTTGTGCATAAGCTATAACAGCACTTATACTAATTGCATCATTGATGAAATTAATACGTCCCTCTTCATCCATCATTAAGCCATGAATGTTTCTTGCAACTGTCATATGTTTTATTTGTGCATAAGTAAAAGCACCTTTTCTAATCATCTGTGTTAAATTTTTTGCCCCATTTTCTCGTTGCCTAATCGCTTCAACAATTGCCTCATATTGCTCAAATGGAACTTCTAGCAATAAGCGCTCACTATTTGTTATGTACTGTAGACAAACTTCTACCGTATGTTCCGCTATAGGGCAATACACATTTACGCTCTTAGATGTATTATATTTGGATTCCATATATGTTTCCCCCGATTTTATCCATTCTATAATAATCATCTTTAGCTAAGTTGTACAGTGAATTTTATTTGAAGAACAAATTTGTCCTTTTTTAAGTAGAATAAGGGTCTATCCAAAAGCCGTGCATAGCCGGCATTTTGGACAGTAGCGATGATGTTTCGCAAAATGTTGATTCATAATAGCTAAAAAAATAAGTTGTTGAGATTTTACATCACAACAACTTATTTTAAACTTCTAGCTACTCTCCTATAAAATTAGGTTGACGCTTTTCTACAAAAGCTGTAATGCCTTCTTGATGGTCTTTTGTTTGACGCATTTTTGCCTGGGCTATTGCTTCAGCTTGTAGGATGCGCTCAAGCTCGGGTAGTTTTTCTTTGTGTAAAATTTCTTTAGTTGCAAGCATGGAGGCAATTGGTGATGCTAACACTTTACCGACAATTTGATCAACCGTTGCCGCTGCAGCGCCGTCAGGAACAACATAATCAATTAATTGCTGGTCAAATGCCTCCTTTGCTTCCATTACTTTACCTTCCCAAATAAGCTGCTTCGCCTTTGCTACACCTAGAC
This genomic interval carries:
- a CDS encoding YhzD family protein: MENYRFTAFEKTGETLFDEVWSFDNDEAAKIEGQKQIDEKGLSDKTHRLVNSAGKLILFHV
- the yhaM gene encoding 3'-5' exoribonuclease YhaM — translated: MEGITKLQVGEPVDQFLLIKQATKGVTTVGKPFMSLILQDKSGDIEAKLWDTNEEHENMYKAETIVRVGGEIHDYRGKNQLRIKQIRVARPEEGIQVSDLVPSAAIPKEQLMEELTQFFFEIKNPSISRITRHLIKKHQPSLLVHPAATKNHHDYVSGLLDHVVSMLRLGKAIAELYPTLNTDLLYAGIILHDIGKVAELTGPIATAYTIEGNLLGHISIMVNEIGQAAVELGIEGEEVMLLQHLVLSHHGKEEWGSPKKPMIQEAEILHYIDNIDAKMNMLKRALDKTKPGEFTERLFPLDNRSFYKPTI